The DNA region TTCGGCCACGGGCTAGTTGCAACAGTTGGGACTAAGGTAGGTCAGGCTGTGCCTGACGCAGAGCGGAGCGTTGCGTCTACCGCAACGCACGGCAGGCACGGCCCGCCCTACTCGCTGGCGGCTCTTATGGTTTCTTGCATGGCGACGAGCGAGTCGGCCAGCGGTTCTTGGAAGGTGTAGGCCATCGCCCCGACCGAGACCATCATCATCCCGAGCGTCAGCAGCGAGTTGACGCTGAATCCGACCACTACCGCGTTGATCTGCGGCAGCGTCCGGCTCACCAGGCCCAGCAGCACCGTGGCCAGGAACAACGCCACCAGCATCGGCGCCGCGGCGCGGACCCCCAGGTTGAAGCTCTGGCCGAGTAGTGTAATGAGCGCGTCGGCGTAGTCGTCGCCCCACGACACCCGGCCCGGGGGCGCCCAGCGGAACGTGTCGAGCAGCGCCTGGATCATCAGCCGATGGCCGCCGATGGCCACGAACACGGCCAGCGTGACAAAGTAGAAGAGCTGGCTAAACAGCGAGGCCTCTTCGTTGGACGCCGGATTCACGACGTCTCCGAAGCTCATGCCGCTGAGCTGGCTGACAAGCTGGCCTGCGACCTGCGCGCCGGAGAGCAGGATGGTGACCCCCAGCCCCAGCAGCGCGCCGGCGAGCAACTCGCCGGTGAGCATCCGCAGGAACTCGGCCGGCGGCGCCACGGCGTCCGACGCCCCTCCGGCCGCCAGCGGAGAAACCACCAGCGTCAGCGCCACGGCCAGCATCGCCCGGACACGCATCGGCATCATCTGGCCGCTGAGCAGCGGCGCCGTGGCGACGAGCGCCCCGACGCGGCCGAGCACCAGCACGAACAACGCCCCTTGTGCGATCAGCCAGCCTTCTAGTCCGTCCATGCCATGCCCCCCGCGCCTAGAGCGTCCCGGGGATGTTGGTAAAGAGCTGCTGCGAGTACTCCACCAGCCTCCCCAGCACCCAGGGGAGGGTGAAGATCAGCGCCAGGATCATCGCCATCAGCTTCGGCACAAACGCGACCGTCTGCTCCTGGATCTGCGTGAGCGCCTGGATCAGGCCGATCGCCAGGCCGACCACCATGCCGGCAATCAGCACCGGCGCAGCAACCATTGCGGCCACCAGCAGTGCGTCGCGCGTCAGGTCGATAGCGGTTTGCGGGTCCATCTTTTCTCTGAAGCGAAGGCTAACCACGAAGGACGGACGGCGACCGCCAAGTCGCCAAGAGCGCTAAGACGGACAAAAAGAGCGAAGGCCTGAGTTGACTGAGTCCCTCTCGCAGCATCTCGCCCTGCTACTCTTCCGAAGGTTTGAGAGTTGCTTCAAATTCTTCCGTCTTGGCGAACATGGCGCTCGCGGCGGCTTGTCGGTTCCCGTCTTTCCGTTGCTCGTCTGTCTTCGTGTCCTACGTGGTTCAACGACGTCCACGGTCAGGTCACCACATATAGTTCGAAGCTTTCCAGCAGCATGCCGATCACCAGCCTCCAGCCGTCGACCAGCACGAACAGCATCAGCTTGAACGGCAGCGAGATCAGCACCGGGGGGAGCATCAGCATGCCCATCGAGATGGTCACGCTGGCCACCACAAGGTCGAGCACCACAAACGGGAGGTAGACCTGGAACCCGATCAGGAACGCCGTTTTCAGCTCGCTGAGCATGAACGCCGGGAGCAACGCAGAGAGCGGCACTAGGCGTTCGCCCTCGGTCGGCTGGTAATAGGCGTACTCGGCGTCGCTGGCGGCCTCCTCCGGGAGGTAGGCGAGGAACATGTGCACGTCGTCGTCGTTACCGGTGCGCTGGATCTGGTCCGCCATGAAGCGCCGCAGCGGCTCCGTGGTTTGCGCAAACGCTTCTTCCAGCCCGATGTGCCCGTCGGAGTAGGGCTTGATCCCCTGCTCGTACGCCTGCTTCCACACCGGCGCCATCACCAGCAGCGTTACGAATAGCGCGATGGAGGTGATCACCTGGCTCGGCGGCAACTGCTGGGCGCCCAGCGCCTGACGCAGCAGCCCCAGCACCACGATCACCCGCACAAAGCTGGTGGTCATCAGCAGGATGGCCGGCGCCAGGCTGAGCGCCGAGAGCAGCAGCATCACCTGCATCGTTGAGCCGAGCTGCTCCGGCTTGAGCAGGTCTTGCGGCGACGAGAGCAGGTTTGCCGGGTCGATGATCGTGGTGGTGACGTTCGACGCGTCGCTGGGGCTCTGCTCCTCGACGACTGCCTCGAGCTGCGGCGACTGCGCGCCGGCGTGCGCCAGCGGCAGCGCCGTCAGGGCGATAAGCCAAACGATGACAGATATCTGGCTAACCATATGCGCGACCCCCAGGCGTGTTGGCGTAGGCGTCGGCAAGCCTGCGGCGGTCGAGCAGCGATGGCTCGTCCCCCGTTAGCCCGCCGTGCGCGGGCTCGCGGGTGAGTTGTTCGAAGATCTCTTGGAACGCGGCGGTGGCGCCGTTGGGGTTGGCTTGCTCGCAGATCCCCAGCATGCGCGCCACTTCGTCCGGGTCGGTGATCTCGGTGATCGGCTTGGCGCCTTCCGGGGTGACGTTCACCAGCACCAGCTTCGAGCCGATCTTCATTAGTTGCGCCGTCTGCTTGCCCGCCAAGCGGACCTGCCCCAGCACCATCACGACATCGCCCGGCAGCGGGCGGGCGCTGCGTGGCGCCGCGCGCCGCAGGCACCACATCGACAGCAGCAGCACGCCCACCACGATTGCGAGTGCGGCCCCCGTTGTCGCCAGCGCGCCTGGCGGGAGGTTCAGCGACTCGAGCCCGATGACCGGGGCGTTGGCGGCGTCCGCTTGTTCGGGGGGCGTCTTCGACCGCAACAGCCGCCGCGCGTGGTCGGCGCCGGCCTCGGCGGGGAAGCTCCGCGGGTTTGGCAGCGGCTTCTCGGTGGCGGGAGGGGCCGACGTTGCGTCGGCAGGGGTTGCGGGGGTCGTCGGCGGCGCGGGGGCGTCGCCCTGTTCTGGGGCGATGGGGCTCTCCATCGCGAGCCGCTCCCAGGCGCTGGTTGGCGGAACGGGGTCCGCACGCGGCGCTTCGGTGGCGGGCGCAGGGCTGTAGGACGTTGGGCTGAGAGGCGCAGGGCCGACGGGTTCAGGCGTCTGCCTCTCCGGCGCAGCGAGCGAGAACTCTGGCAGCAGGGGCGCCGGGCCGGGCGTCGCTTGCGGGGTGACAAGGGGAGCGGCCTCGATCGGCTCGGCGGGGGCGTCCATGCTGGCGAACCGCACGGCGGAACCAGCCGGCAGGCCGGCCGGGCCGCTGGCCTGGCTAGGCGCAGTCTGCCCAGCGGCTGCGGACAGCAGGAACGACCAGGTGAAGATAGCGAGGGTCGCCTGAGCGCCCATGGCGGCCTCCGTGCCGCTGGCGGGATCGAGTCGGAGCGGAGCTTATAGGGCGTCCCGGCGCCTACCGCCAGGGCAACCAAGCCGGGCGCCGCCAGCAAGCACGCCGGGAGCCAATAACCCACGGGCAACGCCCCGTCAGGGCGGCTGAGTGCATGCGCCTTCTGAGCCACCCCGACGGGGCGGCGCCCGTCGGCTATTGGCGCGGGTGCGCACTTGGAGGGGGCGGCGCTAGGCGACCGCTGATTCGCCGACGATCAGCTCGGTGACTCGGACGCAGAAGTTGTCGTTCAGCACCAGCACCTCGCCGCGGGCGACCAGGCGTCCGTTGACGATCACGTCGACCGGGTCGCCGGCGAGCTTGTCTAGCGTGACCACCGAGCCCCGCTTGAGCCTCAGCACGTCTTCGAGGTTCATGTCCGTGCGGCCCAGCTCGATCTTCAGGTCGAGCTCGACGTCGCGCACCAGCTCGAGCGTGGCGGCGTCCATGTTGGCGGGGGTGCCGCCGAACTCCTGCAGGTCGAACGGGCGGACGCCCGAAGGCAGTTCCCCGGAAGGTTCGTCAAGTGACGCGATCGCCGCCTCGGCCTTCTGCAGCAGGAGGTCGAGGTCGGAAGACTGGGCGTCCGCGGCTCCTGCCGCCGCCGCGGCGCTGATGAGCGCTTCTACCTCGGTCTGCGCCGCGGCGGATCGATCGCCCTGCGGCGGGTGATCCGTGGCGACCGATTCGGGTTGGTCTGATTCGCCTGCCATGGCGCGGGGCCTTCCTTCCGACACGAGTTTGCTAGCGTTCGACAAAGTTGAACTTGGTCACAAGCACTTCTCGCACCAGGGTGCGGCCGAGCGCGCGGTTGACTTTGTCGGAAATCCGTCGCTTGATCAACCCCAACCCGGGATCGCTGAGGTCGGCGGTGTTCGAACTGAGCAGCGTCAGGATGATCTGCTCCTTGACCCTGCTAGCATTCGACTCGAGCCGCTGCTTCATCAAGGCCTCGTCGTCGGCCAGCACCACGGCGTACAGCTCGAGGTCGATGTTCAGGGTGGTGTCGTTCTCGGGGTTGTAGCGCGTCACCGGGATCTTGCCCAGCTCTACTTCCCGCAGGTCCTCGCCCGAGACGCCGTCGGCCAGCTCGCTTGTGTTGTCAGCTTCCTTCCCGGCGCGCGCGGCGGCCAGCTCGCGGGCCACGGCGTCGGTTTGTTGGGCGGTCGGCATCAGCACCGCGGCGGCCACCAGCTCGACCACGACCAGGGCAGAAACGATGCCGATCGGGATCAACAGCTTGACGAACCCGCCCCGGGGTTGGACGCGCTTCTGGACGTGCATGGCCTTGCTCATTGCTATCACTTAACGGAGGAATCGACGACCGGTTCGTCCCACATCAGCACCTCGATGCGGGCGTTGCGCGCGCGGGACTGGGCGTCGAGCCCCGCGTCGATCGGTTCGTTGGCGCCGGAGGAGCTCAGCCGGATGCGGTCCGGCTCGATCCCGGCCTCGACCAGCGCCTGCATCGCGGCCCGGCAGCGCTGGAAGGCCAGGTCGTAGTGGTCTCCCCCCGCCACGGGGCGACGCGAGGTGTGCCCACGGATCTCGATCATTTGCGGTTTGCCCGCCAGCTTCTGGGCGATCTGCTTGAGCTGGTCTTTCCCCTCGGGGCTCAGTTCTGCGGACGCCTCGGGGAAGTCCACCACCCCGCCGACCGTGCTGTTGCGTCCCTGGCGGACCGACTGCACGAGGCTGTGCTCGCCGGAGACGGCCTGCACCTTGTTGCCCCCCTGCATGATGTCGAGCCGCTTGGCGCGCGCCAGGCTGGCGAAGCTGGTCATGTTGCTGCTGCGCACCGCGTGGTCGCCCGGGGCGGCGTCCATCGATTGTTCATTGCCGAACTGACGCCGCATCGACTCGAGCATCGCCTGGAACTTCTCGTCCTGCTTCATCTCGCTCATCGACACCAGCATGATGAAGAACGTCAGCAGCAGCGACATCATGTCGCCGAACGTGACGACCCACTCGGGGACGCTCGCGGGTGGGTCTTCTTCGATCGCCATGGATGGACGCTTGAGCGGTGGTTGTTGCTACCGGACGTTTTCTGAAATGACCACTAGGCCGCTTGTTCTTCGCTGCCCCGCTGTTTTGGCGGGACGAAGGTCGTCAGTTTCTGGCGGATGACTTTGGGGTTCTCTCCCTGCTGGATCGCCATGATCCCGCGGATCACGATCTCCATGACCAGCAGCTCTTGCTTGTTGGTGTAGCCCAGCTTGTCCGCGAACGGCAGGCAGATCACGTTGGCCATGATGGCCCCGTACAGCGTGGTCAAGAGCGCGACCGCCATGCCGGCGCCGATCTTGGACGGGTCGCTCATGTCACCCAGCATGATGATCAGCCCCATCAGGGTGCCGATCATGCCGAAGGCCGGCGCGTAGCGGCCGAGTGTGTCGAACAAAGCCTTGCCGTCGCGGTGCCGGGTGGCGACGCCATCGACTTCGGTCCGGAGCACGTCTTCGATCACCTCGGGCCTGGCGCCGTCTACGGCCATCTGCACGCCCAGGGCGACGAACTCGTTCTCGATCTCGCTCATCCGCCCCTCGAGCGCCAGCAGCCCGTCGCGGCGTGCGGTCTCCGCGAGGCTGACGATCTGGTCGATGATCTCCGGGATCGACGCCGACTTGTAGAACAGCACCTTGAGCCCGACGCTGAAGACGCTCAAGAAGTTCTTCAGCGGGAACGCGACAAGCGTTGCGGCGATGCCGCCCCCCACGACCACCATCACCGATGGCGGATCGACGAACGCCCCCATCTTCCCGCCGCCGATCACGATCGACGCGAGGATCAGGGCGATCGCAGTGACGACGCCAGCGGCGGTCGCGATGTCCATGTCGGCCAAGAAAAAGGGTTAGTACGGACGGATCAGTTCTGCGTGGAACGGGCGGGCGCCGCGGGCAGCAGCAGCTTGTGCTGCTGGTACTCCACGGCCCGTCGGACCACTTCGTCGGGCGTCTGCTGCACGACCAGCCGATCGCCCGTGGTTAGCGTTACAAACGTGTCGGGACGCGATTCGACGTACTTGATCAGCTCTGCATTCAGAACGAACGGTTCGCCGTCGAGCCGGGTCAGTCGGATCATCGTCGTTACTCCTACAACCGGCCTGCGGGCCGCGCTTGGCGCGCTTCCCGCGGGCGCGGATCGTTCAACCGTAGCTCACGCCGCTGGGGCGTGGGCCGCCCGTCTCGGGGTTTGCTTCCGCCGACTTTCTACCTTCTGAGGGCCAGCAGCTCGTCCAACAGCTCCTGCGCCGCCGAGATCACCCGGGCGCCGCCGCGGTACTGGGTGCTCGCCAGGATCAGGTCGATCAGGTTCTGCCCAATATCCGTGTTGGAGAGTTCAACGGCGCCTGCGGTTAACGTTCCGACCCCCTGCGACCCCGGGTCGCTCAACACGGCAAGGCCCGAGTTGACGCCGGCGCCCCACAGGTTGTCTCCCTGCTGCGACAGGCCAGAGTTGTTTGCGAACCGCGCCAACTGCATCTGGCCCAGCGTCCGCTCGTTGCCGTTGGAGAAGATGCCGCGGATGGCGCCGCTGTCTGTAATGACAAAGCTGCTGAGCACCCCCGGGGGCGACCCGTCTTGCTGCACCGCGGCGAGGGAGCTGCCGTCGCCGATCGCGAGCCCCGAGAGCTGCGAGAAGTCTAGCTCGAAGCTCAGGGGCGATGTCGATGCGGTGATGCGGCGTTCGATCGCGACCGAGGCGTTGCTGACAGAGATAATGTCGCCGTCTCCGTTGAACGTAATGGTCCCTGACCCCACCGTCGTGTCGACGTTGGACCCAGTAGCGTCGGGTTCGTTGTCGGGGGAGTTTGCTAGCCAGCGGTAGGTGAAGCTGTTGCCGTCGGTGTCTTCGAGGTAGGTAGAGACGCTTACGCTGACCGGGAGCCCCAACGTGTCGTAGACCACGAACTCCGCGGTGGCGCCGGCGCCCGTCTTGTTTGGCAGAGACGCCTCCTGCGTTTTGTCGAACCGAAGCGTCACTGACTGCGAAGCGCTGGCCCCGTTGGGGGTGATACGGAACGCGGACGGGTTGATGAACAGCTCGTTCTGGGCGCCAAAGTTCGAGGTGAACTGCAGCCGGCTGTCCCCCGTCACCGCGGCGCCGGGCGTCCCAGGCAACGGGTTGGTGGGGTCGCTCCCCGCGTTGTGGATTCCGAGCGCTTGATCCATGAAGTTGATCAGCTCTTGGACCGTCGTGGTGTCCGTGTACTCGAAGTCCTTTGCCGGCAGATCGACGCCCCCTTTCTTCCCGCTAAAGGAGATGGTCCCGCCGCCGGGCGGAAATAAGTTCCGGTAGCCGTTGCCGTCGAACGACGTCAGGTGGACCAGCTCAAGTCCGGTGCTGATCGCCGGGCCGTTGATGTCGAGCGTTTCGGAGGCAGCTTCGACTACGGCGTCTGGCGTGCGATCGATGTAGGAGATCGGGCTGCTGCCGCTGGTCGGGATGGTTTCAACCAAACCGTACGAATCGAACCCCTGCTGCGTGTTGCGGTAAATCCGCACGGCGTTGAAGTCGCCAGAAGTAGGCGGAACGATGCCGGCCAGTCGCACGCTTCGGCCGTCGTCCGAGATGCTGATCGGCCCGATCTTCGAGGTCGGCCGGCTCTCTAGCCCGTTGCTGGTGTTGTAGTAAGTGACGTAATAGCTGTAGGCGGCGCGATCGACCGACGTGTCGTCCAAAACTGCCCCCAGCGAGCCGTCGGCGACCGTGTCCGTGAAGGACGTTGCGGCGGCCGCCACCGAGCCAACCAGCTTGAAGTCGCCGGCGCCGGTGGCGTCGGTGCGGTAGATTCGTTTGGTGGTGAAGTGCGACTCACTGGCGGTTGGAGCCGGCAGGGTCGTTAAGTCGATCGCCTCATCCACACCGGCGGCCCCGGTCGTTGTGATGTTGCCGAAGGCGGAGGAGGGAGAGGCTTCGTTACCTTGGGCGTCGACGTAAACGATGCGATAGTTGTAGGTTCCGGCTCCGATGTTGCCGGCGCCCGTGTTCGCGACGACGCCGATCGACGACGCGTTCGGCGGCACCACGGGCGCTACGTCATTGGCGGCTAGGTCGGGCGGGAACTCAATCTCGCCGTTCGACAGGACCGTCGACTGGATGATGCCCGGCTGCACCGCTTGATAGTCCGCGGTGGGGTTCAGGTTGCCCGCCAAAAACACGTTGCGGGTGGCCTCTGCAACTGCCGCGGAGCCGATGGGGATAGTGAGCGGCACCAGCGTGGTGCGTTGAACGTTGTAGTTTTCATCGACGCCGTAACCCAGCAGACGCTGTCCGGTGGTGGTGACGATCTCGTTCTGGGCGTTAATGTTGAGCTGGCCGTTGCGTGTGTACTGCCGACCCTGTGTCCCTTGCACCACCAGGAAGCCGTCTCCTTGGATGGCGACGTCGAGCGGACTGGAGCTGATCTCTACCGTCCCTTGTGAAAACTTGGGGGCGATCTCCGCCACCTTGGCGCCGAGGCCAACCTGCCGGGGGTTGGTGCCTCCGAGGGTGCCGGTGGGGCCGGTGCCGATCGAGATCGTCTGCGAGAACTGTGTCGCGAACACGACGCTCGATTCCTTGAAGCCGACCGTCTGCGAGTTGGCCACGTTGTTGCCCACCACGTCGATCGTGGTCTCGGCGGCCTGGAGCCCGGTGAGCGCGGTGGTAAGTGCGGATTGTAGTCCCATGACGATTCCTCCCCTTGGTGATTGGGTTCTTCATTCGGCGCGCCCCCACGCCGTCGAAGAAGCAAAAGTGAGTTCTGCTGCGTTCGCGGCTACTTCGTGTAAACCTCGGAGAGGTTCGACAGCTTCACGGTATACTGGCGGCTCTGCGTGACCAGCGGCGGCACGACGCCCAGCGCCGTTGAGAGTCCGTCGTTGCTGCTGCGGTCTGTGAACGACGCCTGAGACCCGTCGGGTATCTGGCCCGCGAGGTAGAACTGCCCGGAGCCGTCTCCCTTGGTGCGGTAGATACGCTTGGGCCCGTCGGTCGCCGGCAGGTTCCGCAGATCGACTGCGGTGTCGGTCCCTGACTGGCCGGTGGTGCGGAGCGTGCCGATCTTCTGGCCGATGGGGCCACGGTCGGTGTCCCACACCGCAAGGTACTCGTACTCGCCGGCGCCGACCTCTCCGTCCGCGGTCGAAGGGGCGACGCTTGAGGGGAGTTCGATGTGCAGCTTCGGCTCGCCGTCTTCGATCGACACCCGCAGCACGTCGCCGTTGATCCGCTGATTGTCGTCCGAGAGCGCCTCGACTTGCTTGCCGATCAAGCCGGTGGCGCTGGTGATGTTCTGCCCCAGCAGCACCGAGTCGAGCGTCTCGGTCAGCTTGTCGGTGGCGCCCACCTGGCGGATCTGATTGATCTGCGCCAACAGTTGGTCGTTCTCAAGCGGATTGAGCGGGTCCTGGTTCTGCAGCTCGGCGATCATCAAGTCGAAGAACGCATCGAGATTGAGGTTGCCGATCGCGTTGGCGGCGCCGGCGCCGCTCTTTGATTGCTGGGAAGCAATCCGGTCTTGTAGGGCAGGGATCTGGCTCATCGGGACTCTCCGTATGGGGGCTCTTCTAGGCGACGACGTTCAGTCCGCCAGCGTGGAAACTCGGCAGGGCCGGCGAAACGCCGCTTGCCGCTTGTGCCTCGTGCGGGCCGGAGAGCCCGCCGCGCGTCGGCGGGGGGAGCCGTCGGCCGTCGTTGGATTGTTGGTCTTGCTGCCCCCCGGAGGGCTCTCGTCGGACGTCGACGTCGAACCGCTCCACCCGGATGTCTTGCTGCGCCAGCCGCTCGCGCAGCGCCGGCAGGTTGTCTAGCAGCAGATTGCGGGCCGCGGGGGTCTCTGCTTCGAGCGACGCGGTGAGCGCCCCCTCGTGCACGGCGATCCGTATCTGCAACGCCCCGAGCTCCGGTGGGCTCAGCCGCAATTGGACCGTCCCGCCGTTCTGTTCGGCGGCCTGGAACGCCCGGGAGACGCGTGCTATGAACCGCTCCGGGTTCACCCGCGGGCCGTTGTCGACCGACGGACCGCCTTCGCGGCTCGCTTGGGCGGCGCCCCGTGTTCCGATCCCCGTGTCTTGGGTTACTGGCGTGGCGGGCGAGGTCGGCTTGGCGTCTGCCTGCGCCGGGGCAGGGGGGGCCGCTTCGTCCGCGGCTGCCTCCTCGACGCCGGCAGTCGGCGGGAGGGGGGCGTCGAGCGCCGCCGGCGTTTGTGCCGTGTCCTTGGCCGGCGCCGTGACGACGGCGTCGTCCGACCTACTATCGTCTGCCGGCGCTTGATGCCGCTCGCCCCTCGGCGACGACTTCGACGGCTTTGAGTCTGCTTCGGGAGCGGCCGCGGCCGACCCGGCGGCCGCCGCCTCTGGGTCGCCCGATGGCTGAGTCCCGTTCTGGGAATTGGCGACGACGCTCGGCGCCTCTTCGGCGTTTGTCGTTTCGCCGCTCGCCTTGGCTTGCGCCTGACCTCTTGCGCCCGGCTCGTCCGCGGGAGGTTCGCCGCCCGACTCGCCGGCGCCTTCGCCCGGCGTCTCGGCGCCAGGGGGGGTGGGTTCGGCGGGCGTCTGCGTGCCGGTCGCGTCTTGGATCGCCGCGTTCGTAGCGGCTGCTTCGGGCGCCACGGCCTCGGCGGATAACTGCACGACGTCCGCCGCGGGCTGCGCGGCCGCCAGGGCGGCGGCCTGCTCTGCGGCCGTGTCGGCTTCCGAGGAGCTGTCCGAGTCGTCGCGGGCCTCGACGGGCGTAGACGGCTTGGAGTCGTCGTCGCCGGCCGGCTGTCCCCCCGCCGAATCGGCAGCGCTGCGCGACTGGGCGGGGGACGCCGACGGGCTTTCGGGGGGCGCCTTCGGCTGTGGCTGGGGACGATCGTCGGCGGCTCGGCCCGTCTCGCGCGGCTCGGGCCGCCGCCCCAGGGAAGCCTCACGCAGCTCGTCGGTGAAGCTGGATGAGGGACTCGACTCGCCCCGCGACGTGCGCCCGGCCTTCAGCGCATCGAGGGCGCCGAGGTCGCGGATGGGTGTTGGTGAGGCGTTCATCGACTTCTCGCCGGTGGGCAGGGTCACGGGTTAACCGATTCGAGCGAGTTGATCTCGCCGAGCGCTTGTCGCAGGACGTCGGCCGCCGGGCCGCCGTCGAGCAGCAGCTTGTGGATGGCGTGCAGGTTCTCTAGGTCTTCCTCGCTCTGGAAGGTTTGCAACACCTTCTTCAGCTTCGAGGGGCTCATCGAGTCGAGCAGCAAGATCACGTCGGTCATGCCGTCTGGTTCGTTGAGCACACGCAGCAGCAGGTCCTTGGCGACGTCGGGGGTCACCGATTCCAGGTGCCGAACGACGTCGTCCACCGCTTGTTTGGTAGAGACCTCACCCTGCTTTTCCAGCTCGACACGCACACGCTGCGCCGTCTGCTCGAAGCGGCGGGTCGCCTCGGTGAGCTTCTGGAGGCGGTGGTCGAACTCCTGCCGGCCGCGACGCAGCGCCTCTTGTTTTACCTCGTAGTCCCGGGCCAGCAGCTCCCTGCCCCGAGCCATCTCCGCAAGAGACGCCTCGCCGGCAGGGACCTCCGGCTTCTCGTTCCGCTCGTCCTCGATCTTCTGCAGGTCGACGTCGTGAACAATCGCAACGATGCGGAAGGCCTTTTCGTCGTCGATCCGTCCGCTCTGCCACAGGTAGCCGAACCCGGCCGCCGCCGCGATGACGGTGGCGGTGCAGAGGTAGCCGATGATGGCGAGCAGCAAACGCATGGTTTAGGTAGCCTCCCTCATCATCCGGCGCGCCGCAGCGACGCCGGCGGCCTCGTCCATCGCCCGCGCTTCTGCACGCCGCGCCGCCCGGCGGTGCTCTTCCCGGCGCCGCTCGTCTAGCAGTTCCAGGGCCCGCACGTCGCGATCGGCCACGACCGCCGCCTGGCGACGGACCTCGACCTCGTCATTCAGCAGCTCCGCCTTGCGGTCGAGGTCGTCTACCTGCGCCTTGAGCAGCAGTTCGTAGCGGCTCACCTCCAGCGCGCGGTTCACGTTGAACACGCCGTCGTCGAACAACGATCGAGCCGACGCCCGCACCTGGGCGGCCTCGCTGTCGAGCTTGGCGCGTTGGCTATCGATCACGTCTACCGCCCGCTGCGCTTCGGCGACCCGCGCGCGCATCTCGTCCCGCCGCTGCTTGCGGAGGTCGAGGAGCGTTTCCAGGCGGAAGCGGTAGGGTTTCATGACGGGGGCCAGCGGCGCTGGCGTTGACGACTACCGGGTTACCGGTTGATCAGGTTGCCGGCGGGGGGGGCGGGGGACGGCTTGGTCTGGCATAGCTGCGCAAGCTTGCAGAGCAGCCGGCTGGTGTCCTCCAGGGCCGTTGGTTCGTCCATCGGTTGACGCAGCAGCGCCTCGATCTCCGCGCGTCGGTCCAACGCTGCGTCGACCCACGGGTTCGAGCCCTTGCGGTAGGCGCCGATCGCGATCAGGTCCTCGTTCTCTTGCTGCGCAGCCAGCACCTGCCGCATGACGCGGGCCGCCTCCTGCTGCTCGGGCCCGGTCACTTGCTGCATCAACCGGCTGATGCTCGACAGCAGGTCGATGGCCGGGAAGTGGCCTCGCCCGGCCAGCTTGCGCGACAGCCACACGTGGCCGTCCAGCAGGCCGCGCACGGCGTCGGCGATGGGCTCGTCCGGGTCGTCTCCCTCTACCAGCACCGAGTAGTAGGCGGTGATGCTCCCATGGCACGTGCGCCCGGCGCGTTCGACCAATTTTGGCAGCAACGCGAAGGTGCTGGGCGGGTAGCCGCGCGTCGCCGGCGGCTCGCCGGCGGCGAGGCCGATCTCGCGGCTCGCCATCGCCAGGCGCGTGATGGAGTCGACCAGCAGCAGCACGTTCTTCCCTTGGTCGCGGAAGTGCTCGGCGATCGCCGTTGCCGTGAACGCCGCACGCTGCCGCACCAGCGCCGGCTCGTTGCTTGTTGCGACCACCAGCACGGACCGCGCAAGCCCCTCGGGCCCCAGGTCGCGCTCGATGAACTCGTTGACCTCGCGGCCGCGCTCGCCGACCAGGCCGATGACGGTAACGTCCGCCTCGGTGTAGCGCGCCATCATCCCCAGCAGCATGCTCTTGCCGACGCCGGAGCCGGCGAACACGCCTAGCCGCTGGCCGCGGCCGCAGGTCAGCATGCCGTCGATCGCCCGGACGCCGGTGGAGAGCGCCGCGTCGATGCGTGGCCGTTCAACGGCCGAGGGGGGCTCGCGGTCGATCGGCACGCGTCCGCTGAGCACCGGCTGGGGCATCCCGTCGATCGCATGGCCGTGGGCGTCGACAACCCGGCCCAGCAGGCCATCGCCCACGCGGAGGGTGGTGCGCGTCCGCACCAGCCGCACCCGAGCGCCGGGCCGCAGCCCCGCGGCGTTCTGGAACGGCAGCACGATGGTCCGCCCGGATCGGAACCCGACCACCTCGGCCCGCAGCGGGGTTTCTGCCTGACGGTGGATCTCCACCACCGCGCCGATCGGCG from Pirellulimonas nuda includes:
- a CDS encoding VHS/ENTH/ANTH domain-containing protein produces the protein MRLLLAIIGYLCTATVIAAAAGFGYLWQSGRIDDEKAFRIVAIVHDVDLQKIEDERNEKPEVPAGEASLAEMARGRELLARDYEVKQEALRRGRQEFDHRLQKLTEATRRFEQTAQRVRVELEKQGEVSTKQAVDDVVRHLESVTPDVAKDLLLRVLNEPDGMTDVILLLDSMSPSKLKKVLQTFQSEEDLENLHAIHKLLLDGGPAADVLRQALGEINSLESVNP
- the fliJ gene encoding flagellar export protein FliJ; the protein is MKPYRFRLETLLDLRKQRRDEMRARVAEAQRAVDVIDSQRAKLDSEAAQVRASARSLFDDGVFNVNRALEVSRYELLLKAQVDDLDRKAELLNDEVEVRRQAAVVADRDVRALELLDERRREEHRRAARRAEARAMDEAAGVAAARRMMREAT
- a CDS encoding FliI/YscN family ATPase, translated to MHTPVLSPDALTLALTGSVCETVGAAVAVADFPAPIGAVVEIHRQAETPLRAEVVGFRSGRTIVLPFQNAAGLRPGARVRLVRTRTTLRVGDGLLGRVVDAHGHAIDGMPQPVLSGRVPIDREPPSAVERPRIDAALSTGVRAIDGMLTCGRGQRLGVFAGSGVGKSMLLGMMARYTEADVTVIGLVGERGREVNEFIERDLGPEGLARSVLVVATSNEPALVRQRAAFTATAIAEHFRDQGKNVLLLVDSITRLAMASREIGLAAGEPPATRGYPPSTFALLPKLVERAGRTCHGSITAYYSVLVEGDDPDEPIADAVRGLLDGHVWLSRKLAGRGHFPAIDLLSSISRLMQQVTGPEQQEAARVMRQVLAAQQENEDLIAIGAYRKGSNPWVDAALDRRAEIEALLRQPMDEPTALEDTSRLLCKLAQLCQTKPSPAPPAGNLINR